One Astyanax mexicanus isolate ESR-SI-001 chromosome 3, AstMex3_surface, whole genome shotgun sequence genomic region harbors:
- the LOC125799356 gene encoding N-acetylglucosamine-6-phosphate deacetylase — MPSNKSVSDAPITQFINCRILRDHRLQREDLWVREGKILDPEKLFFDEEGFADCKIDCGNRILTPGFIDVQINGGFGIDFSQATNDIKQGVALVAKKVLEHGVTSICPTLVTSPPEIYHQVIPEITVKDGGAEGAGVLGLHLEGPFISKEKKGAHPPQFIRPFKNGGVADLMETYGTLENVAVVTIAPELTDSGPAIRELVRRGITVSLGHSMADLSQAEEAVQNGASFITHLFNAMLPFHHRDPGIVGLLTSDNVPAGRTVYYGMISDGIHTHPAALRIAHRSHPAGLVLVTDAVPAMGLPAGRHTLGQQEIHIQGLHAYVAGTTTLSGSIATMDMCVRHFKQASGCTVESALEAASLHPAQLLGISHRKGTLDYGADADFIILDDTLTVRETYIAGQMVWKK; from the exons ATGCCGTCCAATAAGAGTGTTTCAGACGCGCCAATCACTCAGTTCATAAACTGCAGAATCCTCAGAGACCATCGGCTgcaaag AGAGGACCTGTGGGTGCGAGAGGGAAAGATTTTGGACCCAGAGAAGCTCTTCTTTGATGAGGAAGGTTTTGCCGACTGTAAAATCGACTGTGGGAATAGAATCCTCACACCTGGATTCATAGATGTTCAGATAAATG gTGGATTTGGCATTGACTTCTCCCAGGCCACCAATGACATCAAACAGGGCGTGGCTTTGGTGGCCAAAAAGGTTCTGGAACATGGAGTCACCTCCATCTGTCCCACCCTCGTCACGTCTCCTCCAGAAATTTATCACCAG GTGATCCCAGAGATAACTGTGAAGGATGGGGGAGCAGAGGGTGCTGGTGTCCTAG gTCTTCATCTGGAAGGTCCGTTTATAAGTAAGGAGAAGAAAGGCGCTCACCCTCCGCAATTTATCCGGCCTTTTAAAAATGGGGGCGTGGCCGATTTGATGGAGACATATGGAACACTAGAGAATGTTGCTGTGGTCACGATAGCCCCGGAATTGACTGATAGCGGGCCAGCAATCCGTGAACTGGTGAGAAGAGGCATTACAGTGTCATTAG GACACTCCATGGCTGATCTCTCTCAGGCTGAGGAGGCTGTTCAGAATGGAGCTTCATTCATCACACACCTGTTCAACGCCATGCTGCCT TTTCATCACCGTGACCCGGGCATTGTGGGACTGCTGACCAGTGACAACGTGCCTGCAGGACGCACTGTGTACTACGGCATGATCTCTGAcggaatacacacacaccctgcagcaCTGAGAATAGCACACAGATCACATCCAGCAG GTTTGGTGTTGGTCACAGATGCCGTTCCAGCAATGGGTCTACCAGCAGGCCGACACACACTTGGACAGCAAGAGATTCACATACAAGGACTTCATGCATATGTTGCAG GAACTACGACTCTGAGTGGCAGCATCGCAACCATGGACATGTGTGTGAGACACTTCAAACAGGCCTCAG GCTGTACAGTTGAATCTGCATTAGAAGCTGCTTCTCTGCATCCGGCTCAGCTGCTGGGAATCAGCCACAGAAAGGGAACGCTGGACTACGGTGCAGATGCAG